One part of the Pseudemcibacter aquimaris genome encodes these proteins:
- a CDS encoding xanthine dehydrogenase family protein molybdopterin-binding subunit — MNGGRKIPFSSLVEKAAALELKNEPKLKEPDEYTIIGTDQPQKVAGDIAVGKQKYAMDMELPGMLNAVIARCPYMDGLVKSFDATEALKVPGVRHVVRVNRIPEDLNEQKYIADGVAVIADSHWAALKGREALEIEWDKGRWAHVDNAWIDGNFDKLVASGDTKVRLEHGDFDQAFADADKTLEVTYEQPYWAHATMETPCGLVDVQKDKVIVYAGNQTAVRVMNDLMRVLPGYTHDQFEVNIMRLGSGFGRKFIVDACTEAAILSREVGAPVKVIWTREDDLEQDFYNPKGRHMFKGGLDKDGKLVAANYIHCSTDNDFATHAFPAHHVPNYRGEVISSQVLPSGPWRGPTENVAGYAMQSFVDEMAHMAGQCPLKYRIDMFRETGDTPHPGFSSDVMVADRFINVLQIAAKNAGWGKELPKGHGMGVASFMTFGGYAACVVEVKVDDDGTLTIIHASGAADPGIAINPQGCRAQIESGTLDGFSAAMGQAIEIEGGRVVNNNFDSYEMARIGLAPHNFTAEVARNTISPKGLGEMSLPPAIPALCNAIFDACGVRIRKLPIADQLEKAMKA; from the coding sequence ATGAATGGTGGAAGAAAAATACCGTTTTCGTCACTTGTGGAAAAGGCAGCGGCTCTAGAGCTTAAAAATGAGCCAAAGCTGAAAGAACCGGATGAATATACCATTATTGGTACAGATCAACCGCAAAAGGTGGCCGGTGATATTGCCGTTGGTAAACAGAAGTATGCCATGGATATGGAACTGCCCGGAATGCTTAATGCAGTGATTGCAAGATGCCCGTATATGGACGGTCTTGTGAAATCATTTGATGCAACAGAAGCCTTAAAAGTACCAGGGGTGCGTCATGTGGTTCGCGTTAACCGAATTCCGGAAGATCTTAACGAACAAAAATATATCGCCGATGGAGTTGCGGTTATCGCTGATAGCCACTGGGCCGCATTAAAGGGACGCGAAGCGCTTGAGATCGAATGGGATAAAGGACGTTGGGCCCATGTTGATAATGCATGGATCGATGGTAACTTTGATAAGCTTGTTGCCAGTGGTGATACCAAAGTGCGCCTTGAGCATGGCGATTTTGATCAGGCCTTTGCGGATGCCGATAAGACATTAGAAGTCACATACGAACAACCATATTGGGCCCATGCGACAATGGAAACACCATGTGGACTTGTGGATGTTCAAAAAGACAAGGTTATTGTCTATGCGGGCAACCAAACGGCCGTTCGCGTAATGAATGATTTGATGCGCGTTCTACCGGGTTATACGCATGATCAGTTTGAAGTAAACATCATGCGTCTTGGTTCCGGTTTTGGCCGTAAATTTATCGTTGATGCCTGTACCGAAGCTGCGATTCTTTCACGTGAGGTTGGTGCACCGGTTAAAGTGATCTGGACACGTGAAGATGACCTAGAGCAGGACTTTTATAATCCAAAAGGTCGTCATATGTTTAAAGGCGGTCTTGATAAAGATGGCAAATTGGTCGCTGCAAATTATATCCATTGTTCAACAGATAATGATTTTGCTACCCATGCATTCCCTGCCCATCATGTACCGAATTACCGTGGTGAAGTTATCAGTAGCCAGGTTTTACCAAGTGGTCCATGGCGTGGTCCTACGGAAAATGTGGCTGGATACGCAATGCAGAGTTTTGTTGATGAAATGGCGCATATGGCAGGACAGTGTCCGCTTAAGTATCGCATTGATATGTTCCGTGAAACGGGCGACACACCGCATCCGGGCTTTAGCAGTGATGTAATGGTCGCGGACCGCTTCATCAATGTGCTGCAAATTGCAGCGAAAAATGCCGGATGGGGTAAAGAGCTTCCAAAAGGGCACGGTATGGGTGTTGCTAGCTTCATGACATTTGGTGGTTATGCCGCCTGTGTGGTTGAAGTAAAAGTGGATGATGATGGAACACTAACCATTATACATGCATCTGGTGCTGCTGATCCTGGTATTGCCATTAACCCACAAGGGTGCCGTGCTCAAATCGAAAGTGGCACGCTGGATGGATTTAGTGCCGCAATGGGACAGGCTATTGAAATTGAAGGCGGCCGTGTTGTGAATAATAACTTTGATAGTTATGAAATGGCACGTATCGGCCTTGCACCGCATAACTTCACCGCCGAAGTGGCACGCAACACCATTTCACCAAAGGGACTTGGTGAAATGTCATTGCCACCAGCAATTCCGGCGCTTTGTAATGCGATCTTTGATGCCTGTGGTGTTCGTATTAGGAAACTTCCGATTGCGGATCAACTTGAGAAAGCAATGAAAGCCTAG
- a CDS encoding (2Fe-2S)-binding protein: MVKFTVNGKEHTFTGDEDMPLLWYLREDAKLTGTKFGCGIAQCGACTVHMGGMAQRSCSIPMAAVDGEDIVTIEGLGTAERLHAVQRAWIDEDVAQCGFCQAGQIMAIASFLKDFPNPTDQDIDENHDNLCRCASYARMRKAIHTAARYLRGES, encoded by the coding sequence ATGGTGAAATTTACGGTCAATGGCAAAGAGCACACCTTTACCGGTGATGAAGATATGCCGCTTCTTTGGTATTTGCGTGAAGATGCAAAATTAACAGGGACAAAATTTGGTTGCGGTATCGCGCAGTGCGGTGCATGTACGGTTCATATGGGTGGTATGGCACAACGATCATGTTCCATCCCAATGGCTGCTGTTGACGGTGAAGATATTGTCACTATTGAAGGACTTGGAACTGCAGAACGTCTGCATGCGGTTCAGCGTGCATGGATCGATGAAGATGTAGCCCAGTGTGGTTTCTGTCAAGCGGGTCAGATCATGGCAATCGCATCTTTTCTTAAAGATTTTCCAAACCCAACAGATCAGGATATTGATGAAAATCATGACAATCTGTGTCGCTGTGCCAGTTATGCCCGTATGCGTAAGGCGATCCACACAGCCGCCCGTTATTTAAGAGGGGAGAGCTAA
- a CDS encoding formate--tetrahydrofolate ligase, producing MTNEYKSDIEIAREATAKPIQEIADKIDIPEDALIRYGDDKAKVSLDYIESLKDKPDGKLILVTAITPTPAGEGKTTTTVGLGDGLNKIGKKAMICIREPSLGPCFGMKGGAAGGGYAQVIPMEDINLHFTGDFHAITSANNLLAAMIDNHNYWGNASQLDNRRIVWRRVMDMNDRSLRNIATSLGGVANGFPREGGFDITPASEVMAIFCLASGIDDLRRRLGGITIGQTRDRKPVYAREVKADGPMTVLLKDALQPNLVQTLEHNPAFIHGGPFANIAHGCNTVMATKAALKMADYVVTEAGFGADLGAEKFFDIKCRKAGLSPDCVVLVATVRALKMHGGVAKDDLGKEDVDAVNKGLENLERHAENIKKFGVDAVVGINRFPTDTDAEIQAVVDACAKVGIKAVESYHWAHGSDGSAELAQVVADTIDEGNADFNVLYPDHLNLMTKIEVIAKEIYRADEVFADQKIRNQLKDFEKDGFGHLPVCMAKTQYSFSTDPALKGAPSGYGVPIREVRISSGAEFILVVCGAIMTMPGLPRVPAAEAIEIDEDGLVQGLF from the coding sequence ATGACTAACGAATATAAAAGCGATATTGAAATCGCACGCGAAGCAACTGCAAAACCAATTCAGGAAATCGCAGATAAAATTGATATTCCCGAAGATGCGCTGATCAGGTACGGCGATGACAAGGCAAAAGTGAGCCTTGATTATATTGAAAGTTTAAAAGACAAGCCGGATGGAAAGCTGATTCTCGTGACGGCGATCACACCAACACCGGCCGGTGAAGGTAAGACAACCACGACAGTTGGACTTGGTGATGGTCTTAATAAAATCGGTAAAAAAGCGATGATTTGTATTCGCGAACCATCCCTTGGTCCATGCTTTGGAATGAAGGGGGGCGCTGCCGGTGGTGGTTATGCACAAGTGATCCCGATGGAAGATATCAACCTGCATTTTACGGGTGATTTCCACGCGATTACGTCAGCCAATAACCTGCTTGCGGCGATGATTGATAATCATAATTATTGGGGTAATGCATCACAGCTGGATAACCGCCGTATCGTTTGGCGCCGTGTTATGGATATGAATGACCGCAGTTTACGTAATATCGCAACATCACTTGGTGGTGTGGCAAATGGTTTCCCACGTGAAGGCGGATTTGACATCACGCCAGCATCGGAAGTGATGGCGATTTTCTGTTTGGCGAGCGGCATTGATGACCTGCGCCGCCGTCTTGGTGGTATTACAATTGGTCAAACACGTGACCGCAAACCGGTATATGCCCGTGAAGTAAAGGCGGACGGCCCGATGACAGTGCTTCTTAAAGATGCATTACAGCCGAACCTAGTGCAAACACTTGAACATAATCCGGCGTTCATTCATGGTGGGCCATTTGCAAATATTGCCCATGGTTGTAATACGGTGATGGCAACAAAAGCCGCGCTTAAAATGGCAGATTATGTTGTGACAGAGGCCGGTTTCGGTGCTGATCTTGGTGCGGAGAAATTCTTTGATATCAAATGTCGTAAAGCTGGTCTTAGCCCAGATTGCGTTGTGCTTGTAGCGACTGTTCGTGCGCTTAAGATGCATGGTGGCGTGGCGAAAGATGATTTAGGAAAAGAAGATGTTGATGCAGTGAATAAGGGATTAGAGAACCTTGAACGCCACGCGGAAAACATTAAGAAATTTGGGGTTGATGCGGTGGTTGGTATTAACCGTTTCCCAACGGATACGGACGCTGAAATTCAAGCCGTGGTTGATGCATGTGCGAAAGTTGGAATCAAGGCCGTTGAAAGTTATCACTGGGCACACGGAAGTGACGGAAGTGCTGAACTTGCGCAGGTTGTTGCAGATACTATTGACGAAGGAAACGCAGATTTTAATGTATTATACCCTGATCATCTGAACCTGATGACCAAGATCGAAGTGATTGCAAAAGAGATTTACCGTGCGGATGAGGTCTTTGCTGATCAGAAAATCAGAAACCAACTTAAAGATTTTGAAAAGGATGGTTTTGGACATTTGCCAGTTTGCATGGCCAAAACGCAGTATAGTTTTTCAACGGACCCAGCATTAAAAGGCGCGCCGAGCGGATATGGAGTCCCGATTAGGGAAGTGCGCATTTCATCCGGTGCTGAATTTATCCTTGTGGTTTGTGGTGCAATCATGACCATGCCGGGACTTCCGCGTGTGCCAGCGGCGGAAGCCATTGAAATTGATGAGGACGGTTTGGTTCAAGGACTGTTCTAA
- a CDS encoding PepSY-associated TM helix domain-containing protein, protein MANSSIVKKSLNAHSAIALAVSGVLYIICLSGTISVFKDELMLFENRTEPVVSSISGEAAEKAAANAIALDPETAHLFIHMPADDNKRAIVETDNKEHYIDENGNIIAPTHYPWNDFLINLHYYLNIPSIIGMVIVAIFGVFLFAISLSGFFAHPNIFKDAFSFRLNKSEQIKQVDLHNRLSVWTSPFIFAVTLSGTMIGLSIVAALFVGYLKYDGDYEAVFEPVFGAEPEMNLEKAPLVDFSKAFNYLNEHHPDKPMVYVILHDPGTKGQYLQIMAEHPRRLIYAEKYNFNGDAEFVGTVGSADGTIGQQIADSMYKIHFGYFGGYPIKFAYFLFGIALLYIIHSGTKIYFIKQASAGNPLPQFEAAWAAVIWATPSMLVTTYVISFIFHDKAVPLAPIFWLGHIGFIAIFVMKTRSRLSLLSQVDPQSEVS, encoded by the coding sequence ATGGCAAATTCATCAATAGTAAAAAAATCACTTAATGCACACAGCGCCATTGCATTGGCGGTTAGTGGCGTGCTCTATATCATTTGTTTAAGCGGCACAATTTCCGTTTTCAAAGACGAATTAATGCTATTTGAGAACAGAACTGAACCTGTTGTTTCATCAATATCCGGTGAAGCCGCAGAAAAAGCAGCTGCAAATGCGATAGCGCTTGACCCTGAAACCGCACATTTATTTATTCACATGCCAGCGGATGATAATAAACGTGCCATTGTCGAAACCGATAACAAAGAACATTATATTGATGAAAACGGCAACATCATCGCACCAACCCATTACCCATGGAATGATTTTCTAATTAATTTACATTATTATCTGAATATCCCATCCATTATCGGCATGGTTATTGTTGCGATTTTTGGCGTGTTTTTATTTGCTATTTCTCTATCCGGTTTTTTCGCACACCCCAATATTTTCAAAGATGCTTTTTCATTTAGGCTTAATAAATCAGAACAAATCAAACAAGTCGATCTGCATAACAGATTAAGTGTCTGGACTTCACCATTCATATTTGCCGTTACACTTTCCGGTACCATGATCGGATTATCAATCGTTGCAGCCCTTTTTGTGGGATATTTAAAGTATGACGGTGATTATGAAGCTGTTTTTGAACCCGTATTCGGGGCCGAGCCAGAAATGAACCTTGAAAAAGCGCCACTTGTCGACTTTTCGAAAGCTTTTAATTACTTAAACGAACATCATCCCGATAAGCCAATGGTATATGTGATCTTACATGACCCGGGTACCAAAGGACAATATCTACAAATTATGGCAGAACACCCAAGAAGGCTCATTTACGCAGAAAAATATAACTTTAATGGTGATGCCGAATTTGTGGGAACAGTGGGTTCTGCGGATGGTACCATCGGGCAACAAATCGCAGATTCAATGTATAAAATTCATTTCGGTTATTTCGGCGGTTACCCGATAAAGTTCGCATATTTCCTGTTTGGCATCGCGCTGCTTTATATTATCCATTCAGGCACAAAAATATATTTCATCAAACAAGCATCCGCTGGAAACCCGTTACCACAATTTGAAGCGGCATGGGCCGCAGTGATTTGGGCAACCCCATCGATGTTAGTAACGACATATGTCATCAGCTTTATTTTTCACGATAAAGCCGTGCCACTCGCCCCTATTTTCTGGCTTGGGCACATTGGCTTTATCGCTATTTTTGTGATGAAAACCCGATCTAGGCTTTCATTGCTTTCTCAAGTTGATCCGCAATCGGAAGTTTCCTAA
- a CDS encoding TRAP transporter permease encodes MSDQHSQAEEPFLKKAVNVFMFGVPILCGIGWIMGVPLQLGLSVLSGNYLALLIGFSVAAAFIYWPYGEQVKSYDYILAFLACAAWLLCAYHYEEWLLNQHERTLFKVSMAIASIGLLTEGVRKTTGNGMAVIILASLLYGVFGHKAPGIFEGAQNDYDALFMYLYIDSSAVLGFIIMVAGTLILGFLILGQVMQASGATTFFSDIAMASIGHRRGGPAKVSVVGSSLMGTVSGATVANIMSTGMVSIPLMKRNGFKGSMAAGIEAVASNGSQLAPPVMGATAFIIAEYLEMPYSTIVAAAIIPAIVYYLFLFCQIDFYARDKGLEGLKKSELPNLMNVLKSGWLFIIPLGVLLFFLFVLNFNPAKSALYATLSLLVLALLKFRKLPTLSLMYDCLVQLGKPFVMLVMICGGAGVIIGVINMSGLGFSIALALSDVGMAYGLFVMLLLTAFASIVLGMGMPTSAVYIIVAMLLAPSIADMGVPLIAAHFFVFYFGLASFLTPPVAIASYAAASLAKADLKETSIAGLKLGLSAFIIPFYFIYNPEILMVGDWPDILIGFALLAIAGVLLARAITLFSSEEYKTNFYGMIDLTGSLVVGTATIWLGNDSVFIYAVVLIGAIAIILGNRFLKSNEATDGELE; translated from the coding sequence GTGAGTGATCAACATAGTCAGGCAGAGGAACCATTCTTAAAAAAAGCAGTCAATGTTTTTATGTTCGGTGTTCCAATATTGTGTGGCATTGGTTGGATCATGGGTGTTCCACTACAGCTTGGATTATCAGTACTAAGCGGTAATTATCTGGCATTATTAATTGGTTTTTCGGTGGCTGCCGCCTTTATATACTGGCCATATGGCGAGCAGGTAAAATCCTATGATTATATTTTAGCCTTTCTTGCCTGTGCAGCTTGGCTACTATGCGCTTATCATTATGAAGAATGGCTTTTAAATCAGCATGAGAGAACCTTGTTTAAAGTATCAATGGCGATTGCATCGATTGGCCTTTTGACCGAAGGGGTTCGAAAAACTACCGGAAATGGTATGGCGGTTATCATATTGGCATCACTTTTATATGGTGTGTTTGGTCATAAGGCGCCAGGGATATTCGAGGGGGCGCAAAATGATTATGATGCGCTGTTTATGTATCTTTATATTGATAGTAGCGCGGTGCTTGGTTTTATCATTATGGTGGCGGGGACATTGATCCTTGGGTTTTTGATCCTTGGACAGGTAATGCAAGCGAGTGGCGCAACAACATTTTTTTCCGATATTGCCATGGCATCCATCGGCCATAGACGAGGTGGCCCTGCGAAAGTATCTGTGGTTGGCAGTTCATTGATGGGAACGGTAAGCGGTGCAACGGTTGCTAATATTATGTCAACGGGCATGGTTTCAATTCCGCTTATGAAACGAAACGGATTTAAAGGATCAATGGCCGCAGGGATCGAGGCCGTTGCATCTAACGGCAGTCAACTTGCCCCGCCCGTAATGGGGGCAACAGCATTTATCATCGCGGAATATTTGGAAATGCCATATTCCACAATTGTTGCGGCGGCGATCATCCCGGCAATCGTTTATTATTTATTTCTATTTTGTCAGATCGATTTTTATGCCCGTGATAAGGGACTTGAAGGATTAAAGAAGTCGGAACTTCCGAACCTGATGAATGTGCTTAAATCGGGCTGGCTCTTTATCATCCCACTTGGGGTGCTTTTGTTTTTCTTATTTGTTCTTAATTTTAATCCGGCAAAATCCGCGTTATATGCGACGCTTTCGTTACTTGTTCTGGCGCTTTTGAAATTTAGGAAACTTCCGACATTATCGCTTATGTATGATTGTCTGGTGCAGCTTGGAAAACCATTTGTAATGCTTGTGATGATTTGCGGTGGAGCAGGGGTCATCATTGGCGTCATTAATATGAGCGGCCTTGGTTTTAGTATCGCGCTCGCATTAAGTGATGTTGGTATGGCGTACGGTTTATTTGTGATGTTATTGCTTACGGCATTTGCGTCCATTGTTCTTGGGATGGGGATGCCGACATCGGCCGTCTATATTATTGTGGCGATGTTACTTGCGCCATCAATTGCCGATATGGGCGTGCCCTTAATCGCTGCGCATTTCTTCGTTTTTTATTTTGGCCTTGCGTCTTTCTTAACGCCGCCCGTTGCAATTGCATCGTATGCGGCGGCCAGTCTCGCGAAAGCAGACCTTAAGGAAACAAGTATTGCGGGGCTTAAGTTAGGTCTTTCTGCCTTTATTATTCCGTTCTATTTTATATATAATCCTGAAATCCTGATGGTTGGCGATTGGCCGGATATCCTTATTGGATTTGCACTGCTTGCAATCGCAGGTGTCCTTCTTGCGCGAGCGATAACGTTATTTTCTAGCGAAGAATATAAAACAAATTTTTATGGCATGATTGATTTAACGGGTTCATTAGTGGTCGGCACGGCGACTATCTGGCTTGGTAATGATAGTGTCTTTATATACGCGGTTGTCTTAATCGGGGCGATAGCAATTATCCTCGGTAATCGTTTTTTGAAAAGCAATGAAGCGACCGACGGCGAATTAGAATAA
- a CDS encoding TAXI family TRAP transporter solute-binding subunit, whose translation MRQFFKNTALFILGFMVVLATSIPSFAQSRQFTIGTGFVGSSMHALGTVMAKHMQKNLRMRVTARPHVGPSAFMPLINAGEITMGLSSMSESNASYLGLETDPMKDVRTIGRIVTMPFAFVVRKDSGINTIEDLKGKRVVLDFAAAGALTEMTQTMLDGAGLSRDDVEVVTVSGVGQGIEAVVEGNADAAPGSVSMAAVRKANATAGITIPSLEKEGFEERLAQTASSPIRPFVVAAGSYPGIEKETRIFGMDIYIVVPASLSDVDVVKIMDVLHNNWDDMAKDYAGLANFAPAGLVHETQTVPYHKAAIEYFKSDKGGNIWDAEAEARNQKLLDVWK comes from the coding sequence ATGAGGCAGTTTTTTAAGAATACAGCATTATTTATTCTTGGGTTTATGGTGGTTCTGGCTACATCTATCCCATCTTTTGCTCAAAGCAGGCAATTTACAATTGGTACCGGTTTTGTCGGCAGTTCAATGCATGCGCTGGGAACTGTTATGGCAAAGCATATGCAGAAAAATTTGCGCATGCGTGTGACAGCACGTCCCCATGTGGGGCCAAGTGCCTTTATGCCGTTGATTAATGCAGGTGAAATCACCATGGGCTTATCATCCATGAGTGAATCAAATGCATCTTACCTAGGGCTTGAAACGGATCCGATGAAAGATGTCCGCACCATTGGGCGCATTGTTACAATGCCTTTTGCCTTTGTTGTACGTAAGGATAGCGGCATTAACACCATCGAGGATTTAAAAGGCAAGCGTGTGGTGTTGGATTTTGCTGCGGCTGGTGCATTAACGGAAATGACACAAACTATGCTTGATGGTGCCGGGTTAAGCCGCGATGATGTTGAGGTCGTTACGGTTTCTGGTGTTGGCCAAGGGATCGAGGCTGTCGTCGAAGGAAATGCAGACGCAGCACCAGGAAGTGTGAGCATGGCCGCGGTTCGAAAAGCCAATGCCACAGCGGGGATCACGATCCCAAGTCTTGAAAAAGAAGGATTTGAAGAAAGGTTGGCGCAGACAGCTTCTTCGCCCATTAGGCCATTTGTCGTTGCCGCAGGCAGTTATCCGGGTATTGAAAAAGAAACACGCATTTTTGGTATGGATATTTATATTGTTGTTCCGGCATCGCTATCCGATGTGGATGTGGTAAAAATTATGGATGTGCTTCATAATAATTGGGATGATATGGCAAAGGATTATGCGGGACTTGCAAATTTTGCACCAGCTGGACTAGTGCATGAAACACAAACCGTGCCGTACCACAAAGCCGCCATTGAATATTTCAAAAGCGATAAAGGTGGAAACATTTGGGACGCTGAGGCCGAAGCACGAAATCAAAAATTATTGGATGTCTGGAAATAA